DNA from Anaerotignum faecicola:
TACGGAGTTAAAGAAAAAAGGATAGACTGATAAATGTAAGCAAGATAAACAAACCCCAAAAGAAAATTCATAATACCTTCCTTTAAAAAGCCGAGCCGACCCCTCGGCTTTTACCCTGTATGGAAAAGTTAACGTTAAAAAAAAGTTAACAGAAAATAAATACGGAGTTAATAAATATGGAATATACTAATTTTTGTAAACAGGATACACAAGCACTAAAAATTCATAATACCTTCCCCAAAAAAACCGCGACTTTGTCGCGGCTTTTTAATTTATAACATAATTATAATATAATGCGCTTAAGGTAAAAAATTTACAAAAAACAAATACGGCGTTAATAAATAAAGTTTATACTAATAATCACAGCAGAAAAATACAAACACTGAAATAAAATTCATAATACCCCTTCCTTTATAAAAGAATGATTTTGGTAAAAAAATGTTAACAAAAAATAAATATCAAGTTAATAAATAAAGCTTATACTAATAACTGCAAACAAGAAATACACAAACCCCAAAAAAAATTCATAATACCTTCCTAAAAAGCCGGGCCGACCACCCGGCTTTTACCCTGCTTAAAAATAAGGCGGAATTCAGCTTTTTAAAATAACGCTTTAAAATTATAATAAAAGCCGCTCCGCCAAATATGTATTTGAGGGAGCGGCCGTAATTGTTTTTTAACGGAAATTTTTATACAGCGTTTTTATTATTTATTTTGAAACAGTTCCGTTTACCATTCTTTCAGCGGTTTCAACCACGTTTTCAACCGTAAAGCCGAACTCCTTAAACAGCTCTTTGGCCGGGGCGCTGTCGCCGAAAGTTTCCATTGAAATTATTTCGCCGTCAAGGCCTGTATACTTATGCCAGCCGAACCCGCTTGCCGCTTCAACCGCAAGCCTTTTTGTAACGCCTTTAGGCATAACGCTTTCTTTGTACTCACTGCTTTGCTCGTCGAATACTTCCCAGCTTATCATTGATATAACTTTTGATTTTATGCCTTTGCCTTTTAATATTTCATGTGCTTTGTATATAAGTTCAACTTCCGAGCCGCTTGCCATAAGGAGTATATCGGCCGCGCCTTCGCAGTCTTTAAGCACATAGCCGCCTTTTAATGCGTTTTTGCCTGTTTCCTCAAGCAGAGGGAGATTCTGCCTTGTCAGCACAAGCGCAGAAGGGCTTGTTTTCCTTGTAAGGGCCATATACCATGCCGCCGCCGTTTCTTTTGAGTCGCACGGGCGGAATACGGTGTAGTTGGGCATGCTCCTTAAAGCCGCAAGCTGTTCTATCGGCTGATGCGTAGGCCCGTCCTCCCCTACGCCTATGGAATCGTGTGTCATAATGCTTATAACGGGAAGCCCCATAAGGGCGGAAAGGCGAAGGCCGGCCTTCATATAGTCGCTGAACACGAAAAAGCTTGCGACATAAGGCCTTAAGCCGCCGTGAAGGGCAACGCCGTTTGCCATTGCCGTCATTGCAAATTCCCTTACTCCGAAATGTATGTTTGAACCTGAAGGATTATCTTTTGAATAATATTCGCGGTCCTTCATAACTGATTTGTTTGAAGGGCCTAAGTCTGCCGAGCCGCCGAAAAGGTTTGGCACAAGCTTTGAAAGCTTTTGAAGCGCTTTTTCGGACGACGCCCTTGTTGCGGTATCGCCTTCATATGTCCAGAAATCGTCGTTGTCAATGAGGCTGCACGGAAGATCGGCGCTGTGGAACGTATCCCATTTTTCGGCCATTTCGGGAAATTCGGCACGGTATTTTAAAAACATTTCCTGCCATGCTTTTTCTTTTTCGCCGAGGGATTTAATAATGTTTTCCATATGGCTTTTAACTTCGGAAGGAACACAAAAATCTTCGTTATGGTTAAAGCCGAGATTTGCTTTTGCCGATTTTATTTCGTCGGCGCCGAGAGGTTCGCCGTGGGCCGAGGCTTTGCCTTGTTTATTAGGCGCGCCGAAACCTATGAGAGTTTTTATTTCTATTAAAGTAGGCTTTGAAGTTTCGGCTTTCGCTTCGTCAATGGCTTTTGCTATGGCTTCGGTATCATTGCCGTCGCTTACAAAAAGCGTCTGCCAGCCGTAAGCGTCGAATCGTTTGCGCACGTTCTCTGTAAAGGCTGAATCCGTCGAGCCTTCTATCGTTATATTATTGGAATCGTAAAGGACAATAAGCTTGCCGAGCCCCATTGTGCCCGCAAGGGAAGCGGCCTCGGAGGAAACGCCTTCCATAAGACATCCGTCGCCGCAAAGGGCGTATGTATAATGGTTATATACGTCGTAGTCGGGCTTATTGAATTCCGCAGCCAAACGGCTTTCGGCAAGGGCAAAACCGGCCGCTATGGCGATGCCCTGCCCCAAAGGCCCCGACGTTGTTTCAACGCCGCATGTTACGCCGTATTCGGGATGTCCTGGGGTTTTGCTGCCTTTCTGTCGGAAATTTTTTAAATCCTCTATGGTCACGCCGTAGCCGAATATGTGCAAAAGGGAATATAAAAGCGCTGAACCATGGCCGGCGCTTAAAACAAAACGGTCGCGGTTCGGCCAGTTTGGATTTTCCGGGCTGTGGTTCATCTTTTCTGCCCAAAGAGTATAGGCCATAGGGGCCGAACCCATAGGAAGGCCGGGATGGCCGCTTTTTGCTTTTTCAATAGCGTCTGCGCTTAAAAACCTAAGCGTGTTTATTGTTTCCTCTTTGATATTCATTAAAATTACCCTCCTGGATTTTTAATAAAACAAGTTTTTTCATGCCATAAATAAGGCGATTTAAATCCGCGGCTTAAAAGCAGGGCGGATATTTTTGCCGCGCCTGTTTATGGCGATATATTTTATGGCTTATATAAGTGGAATGAATGTCGTGTAAAAACATACCAAGAAAGCCGCGAAAGGCCTTTTTGGTATGTTTTGGTTAAAAAACGTACAGAAAATGAATAAAACGGTAACTGCCGAAAATAAAACGGAGCCGCCTGAAAATTAAGCTCTTAACGGCAAACATAACGCCGCGGCCGTTTTAAGGCGGCGTTTAAAAACAAGTTTTGGAATAAACCGCGTTATAAATATTATTTTGTCAGATAATCTTTTACAAAAGCTTTTATACCGTCTTTTTCAATAACGGTTTTGTGGCGTATTTCCCTGTTTTCAATGCCTTTGATAGGCGACGGTATTTCAACGCCGGATATTTTTTCAAGCTCGTCCATAAGCGGGAAGAAATCCATTGAAGCGTATTTTCCGTCTATAGCGGACAGCACGTCTTTTGTGAATTTGTAAGGGCTTGCCGTGGCAACGATAACGGTTTTTGTGCGGTCGCCTGTTTCGGCAAGGTATTTTTTATATGCGGAGTATGCGACGGCCGTGTGGGTGTCAAGGACATATCCGCATTTTTCAAACATTTCTTTTATCGCCGCGTTTGTTTCGGCCTGGGTTGCCCATTCGCCTTTTATATTCGTATCCGAAAGGTCAAGGCTGTATTCTCCCGTTTTGTTAAGGCTTTCCATAAGAGAGCGGCATTTTTCCTGTCCTGCCGCAACGGCAAGGAGACGCTCCAGATTGCTTGAAACAAGTATGTCCATGGAAGGCGAATTTGTAACGTTGAACGGCCTGTTTTTGTTGTAGGTTCCCGTTGAGAAGAAATCGAAAAGCACGTTGTTTTCATTTGAGGCGCAGATGAAAGTTTTAACGGGCAGTCCCATTTTATTTGCGAAATATCCGGCCAGTATATTGCCGAAATTGCCTGTCGGCACAACAACGTTTATTTCATCCCCTATAGTAATAACGCCGTGATCCGCCATGCGCAGGTACGCCTGGAAGTAATACACAATCTGAGGCACAAGGCGGCCGATATTTATTGAGTTTGCGGAGGAAAAAACAAAGCCTTTTTTTTCAAGCTCACAGCAAAGGCCGTTATCGGTGAATATTGTTTTAACGGCCGTCTGCGCGTCGTCGAAATTGCCTTTAATGCCCACGACACATGTATTTTTGCCTTCCTGAGTTGTCATTTGGAGCTTCTGCACGGGGCTTACGCCGTCCTCGGGGAAGAATACTATTATTTTAATGCCTTCGACATCTGCAAATCCTTCAAGGGCCGCTTTTCCCGTGTCGCCTGAAGTTGCTGTAAGTATAACTATTTCCTTATCCATGCCGTTCTTTTTCGCGGCTGTTTTCATAAGATAAGGAAGTATTGAAAGCGCCATATCCTTAAATGCTATTGTCCTGCCGTGGAAAAGCTCCAGTATTGAAACTCCGCCTTTTTCGGCCACGGGGGCTATCTCGGGGGTGTCGAACTTTTCGTCGTATGCATTGTTTATGCAGAAGCGGAGTTCATCTTCCGTAAAGTCTGTAAGATAAAGTTTTAATATTTCATACGCTAAATCACAGTAGCCGAGTTTTGAAAGTTCTTCAAGGCTTTTGTCGGGCTTGGGGAATTTTTCGGGTATAAAAAGCCCGCCGTCGCTGCAAATACCTTTTAATATTGCCTCGCTTGCCGTGGCTTTAATATTTTTATCCCTTGTTCCGATGTAATTGATTTTATCCATTTTCATACCATTCCTTTTTGGTTTAGTAAAAGTGCATAATTAATTATATTTTCACATCATTGGCGCAATTTGTCAATGGTTTTGAGGTCTGTGCCGAAAGTAAATTGAACCTTATCGGCAAGCGCGGTTATGACGGCGCATGGTTTTGCGCGGCGTATGGCGCGGAAGGTTAGCTTCGTTTTACAAAATCACACGCGTTTTTAATGGACGATAGCGGCGAATAGCCGTGTTAAAGCGGCTTGCCGCAGGCCGCCGCATCGGCTCTGCTTTTGCCGTGCCCTTATGCCGTAACGCCCGTTAAAACTATTGGGCTTTACAAGGAAAAATTTTTTGCGGTTCAAGGCGCATGCGTGCCGGGACAGCGGCTCCTACGGCAAACGCATGACGCGCGGAAATAGGGAAAATTTTTTCTCAGAAGGCTTGGGCGATTCTGCAAACTGAAATTGTTTGGCCGTTAAATTTCTTTCGTATCATTTTTGTTATAATGAAGAAAACGTAAAAAATGCGCGATAAATCCGCATGCTCAGGAATGACTGCAAGTGGAGAATGAAACGCCGTTTTATTTTTTCTTATGGATGTTCCTTATGGTTTTCTTTTTCGGCGGGGCGCTGTTTTTAGGGGATTGGCGGCCCGGCGCTTTTGCATTTTTATCATGCCTGAACCCGCTTTTGCCGGGAGACTGTTTTTCGGCTGAAAACGCGCGGGGACGTATAAGGCATTTTTTGTCGAATCCTATTAAATCCTCGCGGCCCGCTTTTTTCAGGGCCTCTGTGACAAGCTCCCTGTTTTGCGGCATGCGGTACTGCATAAGCGCCCTCTGCATGGCTTTTTCATGGGGGGATTTGGGCACATACACTTTTTCCATTGTCCGCGGATCAAGTTCCGTGTAGTACATGGCTGTTGAAAGCGTGCCGGGCGTGGGATAAAAATCCTGCACCTGTTCGGGCGTATGGCCTATATCGCGCAGATATTCCGCAAGCTCCACGGCTTCTTTCAGGCCGCTTCCGGGGTGGCTGCTCATAAGATAGGGTACAAGGTACTGTTCCATGCCGAGTTTTTTATTTATTTCATAATATTTTTTAACAAACCTTTCGTAAACGTCGCGTCCGGGTTTGCCCATTTTGTTAAGCACGGCGGGCGAAATATGTTCCGGGGCGACTTTAAGCTGGCCGCTTATATGATATTTGCAAAGTTCGTTGAAAAATGCAGTGTCCTTGTCGTAAATTAAATAGTCGTACCGTATCCCCGAACGGATAAAGACCTTTTTAACCCGCGGTATTTCCCTTAGTTTCCTTAAAAGCTTTGTGTAATCGGTATGGCTTATATCCAGATTTTTGCAGGGCGAGGGGAAAAGGCACTGCCTGTTTTTGCATGCGCCGTGTTCTTCCTGTTTTTTGCATGCGGCGTGGCGGAAGTTTGCCGTAGGGCCGCCGACATCGTGTATATATCCTTTAAAATCGGGATCCCAAACTATTTTCTCGGCCTCGGCGAGTATGGAGTTATGGCTGCGCGACGATACGACGCGGCCCTGATGAAAAGCAAGGGCGCAGAAATTACAGTTGCCGAAACAGCCTCGGCTGCTGATAAGGCTGAATTTCACTTCCTCAATGGCTGGGATTCCCCCTTCGCTTTTATATATAGGATGGTAATCCCTCATATATTCAAGGGCGTAAACGGAATCCAGTTCCTTTGTTTTAAGGGGCGGTGAAGGCGGGTTCTGCACAACCAGCCATTCGTCGTATTCCTCAACAAGGGTTTTGGCCGTAACGGCGTCGGTATTTTCGTACTGCTCCATAAAGCTTTTGGCAAACAAAGTTTTTGATTTTAATATATCGTTGTATTTAGGCAGGCGTATAAAATCGTAAATGCGCCCTTCATCCTTTGTTTTGTATACGGAACCTTTTATAAAAGTAATTTCGTTTACCGGTATGCCGCTGTCCAGGGCTTCGGCCGTTTCTACAATTTGGTGTTCGCCCATGCCGTACAGCAGGAGATCGGCGCCGCTGTCCAGAAGCACGGAACGGCGTATTTTGTTGTCCCAGTAGTCGTAGTGGGAAAGGCGGCGCAGGCTTGCTTCAACGCCGCCTATTATAATGGGTACGTTTTTATACGCTTCCCTTATTTTATTGCCGTACACTATAACGGCCCTGTCGGGACGAAGCCCCATTTTTCCGCCGGGGGAATAGTAATCCTTTTGGCGGCGTTTTTTCGCGACGGTGTAGTGGTTTACCATGCTGTCTATGTTGCCGCTTGAAACGAGAAAGCCGAGCCGCGGACAGCCGAAACGCATAAAATCCTCGGTTGTACGCCAGTCGGGCTGTGCAAGAAAGCAGATTTTAAAACCGTGTTTTTCAAGCAGGCGGCATATTATGGCCGCGCCGAAAGAAGGGTGATCGACATATGCGTCGCCGCATACATATACAAAGTCGGGCCGATCCCAGCCGCGTTCTTCCATTTCTTTTCTGTTTATAGGTAAAAAAGCCATTTTATCCTCTTTTCTATTCCATTTTCCACGAAACGGGGTATCTGTTTTTAAGCCGTCCGCTTTGGGCTTTTGCGAAGCCTAAAGGGAACCCGTCGCAAAGTATAAGACAGTATCCGTCGCCGACGTTTTCGCAGCTTACCGTTTCGCCTTTAAGATAGCGGGTTACGCGTTCGTCGCTTAAAGGGAAATCGGCGTAATTATTAACTTTTGTTTTGTCCAAAACCATGGCGAGAGCCTGAGACGGCTCGAAACGGTTTTTTTTCAATTCGCCCAAAAGAAG
Protein-coding regions in this window:
- the tkt gene encoding transketolase is translated as MLMNIKEETINTLRFLSADAIEKAKSGHPGLPMGSAPMAYTLWAEKMNHSPENPNWPNRDRFVLSAGHGSALLYSLLHIFGYGVTIEDLKNFRQKGSKTPGHPEYGVTCGVETTSGPLGQGIAIAAGFALAESRLAAEFNKPDYDVYNHYTYALCGDGCLMEGVSSEAASLAGTMGLGKLIVLYDSNNITIEGSTDSAFTENVRKRFDAYGWQTLFVSDGNDTEAIAKAIDEAKAETSKPTLIEIKTLIGFGAPNKQGKASAHGEPLGADEIKSAKANLGFNHNEDFCVPSEVKSHMENIIKSLGEKEKAWQEMFLKYRAEFPEMAEKWDTFHSADLPCSLIDNDDFWTYEGDTATRASSEKALQKLSKLVPNLFGGSADLGPSNKSVMKDREYYSKDNPSGSNIHFGVREFAMTAMANGVALHGGLRPYVASFFVFSDYMKAGLRLSALMGLPVISIMTHDSIGVGEDGPTHQPIEQLAALRSMPNYTVFRPCDSKETAAAWYMALTRKTSPSALVLTRQNLPLLEETGKNALKGGYVLKDCEGAADILLMASGSEVELIYKAHEILKGKGIKSKVISMISWEVFDEQSSEYKESVMPKGVTKRLAVEAASGFGWHKYTGLDGEIISMETFGDSAPAKELFKEFGFTVENVVETAERMVNGTVSK
- the thrC gene encoding threonine synthase; amino-acid sequence: MDKINYIGTRDKNIKATASEAILKGICSDGGLFIPEKFPKPDKSLEELSKLGYCDLAYEILKLYLTDFTEDELRFCINNAYDEKFDTPEIAPVAEKGGVSILELFHGRTIAFKDMALSILPYLMKTAAKKNGMDKEIVILTATSGDTGKAALEGFADVEGIKIIVFFPEDGVSPVQKLQMTTQEGKNTCVVGIKGNFDDAQTAVKTIFTDNGLCCELEKKGFVFSSANSINIGRLVPQIVYYFQAYLRMADHGVITIGDEINVVVPTGNFGNILAGYFANKMGLPVKTFICASNENNVLFDFFSTGTYNKNRPFNVTNSPSMDILVSSNLERLLAVAAGQEKCRSLMESLNKTGEYSLDLSDTNIKGEWATQAETNAAIKEMFEKCGYVLDTHTAVAYSAYKKYLAETGDRTKTVIVATASPYKFTKDVLSAIDGKYASMDFFPLMDELEKISGVEIPSPIKGIENREIRHKTVIEKDGIKAFVKDYLTK
- a CDS encoding YgiQ family radical SAM protein; this translates as MAFLPINRKEMEERGWDRPDFVYVCGDAYVDHPSFGAAIICRLLEKHGFKICFLAQPDWRTTEDFMRFGCPRLGFLVSSGNIDSMVNHYTVAKKRRQKDYYSPGGKMGLRPDRAVIVYGNKIREAYKNVPIIIGGVEASLRRLSHYDYWDNKIRRSVLLDSGADLLLYGMGEHQIVETAEALDSGIPVNEITFIKGSVYKTKDEGRIYDFIRLPKYNDILKSKTLFAKSFMEQYENTDAVTAKTLVEEYDEWLVVQNPPSPPLKTKELDSVYALEYMRDYHPIYKSEGGIPAIEEVKFSLISSRGCFGNCNFCALAFHQGRVVSSRSHNSILAEAEKIVWDPDFKGYIHDVGGPTANFRHAACKKQEEHGACKNRQCLFPSPCKNLDISHTDYTKLLRKLREIPRVKKVFIRSGIRYDYLIYDKDTAFFNELCKYHISGQLKVAPEHISPAVLNKMGKPGRDVYERFVKKYYEINKKLGMEQYLVPYLMSSHPGSGLKEAVELAEYLRDIGHTPEQVQDFYPTPGTLSTAMYYTELDPRTMEKVYVPKSPHEKAMQRALMQYRMPQNRELVTEALKKAGREDLIGFDKKCLIRPRAFSAEKQSPGKSGFRHDKNAKAPGRQSPKNSAPPKKKTIRNIHKKK